gtgtgtgtgtgtgtatgtgtgtgtgtgtttgtgtgtatgtgtccTATTTCTGTCTTGTTTCGAGTTGGCGCTTGGCAACGCCGATGCTTTTCCAAATTGAACGACAAAATATCAGAAATCCCCCCGCAAAGTCCggcgtacacacacaaaaaaaaataaaaaatggaacgCGGACGCGGACGGGAATACAAAGATCGGACTTTTCAGTGAGTATAAACCACACACgttgagaaacaaaacaaaaaaaaaaaaaaaagaaaaaaagaacatccTTTTTACTTTgcacttttttccccttttttctcctttcgatAATAAATAGAGATCATAAAAAAGTTGTCTGCGCTATCATAAAAATGGGCTGCCAAATCCGAGCTGGCTATGTCGAGATCGATGATCGATAACCAAGTAAAGAGCTTTTCCCTCCTAAGATAATTACATATATATCTAGACggggttgttgtgtgtgtgtatagactaCCGAGAGTGCCGGTATGGAGGTGGGACACACACTCTATAAGGAGGCAGGCGAATGGGAAATGTAATCTAAAAGAAGCCGTATACACTTAAAGTCGTTATCGGCGACGTCTCAGTATCAACATAAAAAGGCGTAGGAAGGAAAACGCCtacaggaaaaggaaaaaaaaataagaaaattaatgtCGATAATGGAACGGAGAATTCTCCTTGGGCTGTCATCAATTCGCTAACGACGATTCGCGTTATTACTTCCTACTTGTGACTGATTAAGACGATAATAAGATCGACGATGGGAATACTATTTGCCCCAATAAAATGCCGACGTCAACCGCACGCTCAGCTAGCGGCGAACTGATGACGCAAGACTATGTGCGACTctaggaatttttgtttttttgtgtctaaAAATAAGCGGCAATCGAACGACGACGGCCTCTATCCATCTTCCGAGCGGGCCGGGactagttgttgttgttgttgtgtcggGGGGAAGTTGGTGGGCGGTTGTACAACACATCCGTTTTTGCAAGGACACGAGAAGAGTTCCCTCGCACCCgagcgaaagaaaaattagtaGGCCTTTGGGCAAGGACATAAGAGTTAACAAAcccacacagacagacagaccaaaaaagagatttatAACACACCACACCAAcaacggcacacacacacagagagagagagagagagacacacacacttacCCGGTCGCATTGGATCGGCTGGCTGAGTGCCAACTCGATGATGTTGAACTGCGGCCATGGGGGCGGCTGGGACCGCAGGGGCGACCTGACTCTTCTCCACTTTGGTCGCTTGATCTGCTCTCGACGGACcacagtttttgttttcggatTGGTtcaattttggtggtggtggtggtggtggtggtggttgtatTGGGAATCggatttttcgttcaaacGGCACACATCAGGatggaagagagaagagacgcACAAGATGAGCGACAAAATCGGTCTCCAAATTGTCAATAATTATAACGCTTAGTCTGAGGTGAGGAACTAGAAAGGAAACTGCACAACTAAAAAGACGGGATGGATTTTGGGCAGTCACgggaatttaaaaacaaaaaaaaagaaatgaaatcggAAAACGAGAGACGAACACGAGAAGAGAGTCTTGGGTCTTGTCGGCTCCTCGACTGGAACACTCAAACGCAAACGCGGGAGAGACTAGAGAGAACGCGCGATGCTTTTTAAAAGGTCCGGTTAGAAGGTGAGTAGGCCGTTAAGTAatcagaaagagagagagagagttaaaaatgaaaaaatctttgtcaaaagttaaaaagctGCCGCCCTGCAAAAATAGTTAGTTGGTGCGTGCCGTGCCGTGTAAGACGTAGGAGGTCAAGTCACTCCCCCGTTGGAATTTGGAGGGGATCGCAGGAAGATGCTGTCGTTACCTGGAACGGCGGTGCGGAGGATCGCGCTAAGGATGGCCGGTTTGTTGAtaccgccgccgctgccgccgccgccagaAGCGGACGACGGCAAGGGTGTGGCAGCCGTCAACGAGGCAAGAGCTTTGGCCATCATCGCTGCTTCGGCACTAGCCCTTTGCGTTGCATTCGCTGCGGTCCCAGTGCCAACTGCATCTGGCGCCGTTGAGCTCGACTGGCAGGAGGCGACTCCGCCGTCCGCCAAACTCGGTTGCGTCACTGTGCCCCCGCCCATCGTCATTTTAaggattttggttttttgttgtttttgtttcgattgtttgtttgttttttgttttttcggtaTTTGGAAGGGAAAAGCGCGAAATAtgaaggggagaaaagaagaagaaaataataaattcagtGGGACAATTGCCAGATCGCGAGTAGAGGACCCACTCACTTACCTATAACCtcagtacacacacaaagtgtACCTGTACGGatatgtttattttaaaagggtagggggggggggggacattgaagaaaatcgatccAGCCAGCAGGAAGTCGATCTCTAACTtgttttgctttaaaaaaaaaaatttccacgaTTTACTGGTTCACGACGCgcgaacaaacaacaaataaattccAACACGTACACTAACccatgaaaaaaagaaagggggcGGGGTCTAGAATGAAAGATTGTAagcattcctttttttttttatcctatTTTCAATCAAGAGTAATAAGCCGAGGAAATAATAGGACGAAAATGGCGTGGCCGTCATCGATAAACGTGACCCGagttcgaaacaaaaaaaaaaaaaaatcccgatttggttttgaattcatttgatGGATTGTTTCTTAATAAATCAGTTGATTTGTATGGATTCCCTGATCGTCTAGACGCGAGTTGTTTCAGTCATTGGTGGGAGAGGTGGGAGTTGGGCGTATCAAGTCGaatggaaaaagaatcaaaaaagaaacaaaacccCAAGACctacaaatgttttttgtctgcgtttgtgtgttgttgtacttttttttaacgtttgtGTTATTTTGGCGTGTGTTTCTTTTGGCGTGTGAGAagtgaaggaaaaaagatttgaagaaaaaactcaaaaaacaGATCAAAGCCGAAATTAAACACGTACCTTCAGGCTCTTTGGCGATGACGGTCGAACTGCGATCCACCACTCCCTTGGACTTTTCTTCAAGTCGATTGCAAACGTCGCAATAAGCACATGGCGagcaaaagataaaaaaaggaaagtcaaAAGAGAGCGAGCAAAATAGTCGTTAACAgccatgagaaaaaaaataaataaataaaagaggcATCACAAGTGACATGAACAGAGACCGGTCAGACAATTCGACCGTTATTTTCTCGAAAGTATCTCCAATGCAGCGAGAAATGATTTGGCGAAGATAAAAAGGAAGCCAGATCGAAGAGAAGAATATCAGATATTTCGGAAATAGGAGCCATTTGGGCATGTTACTCAGAATGTTATATAAGTCTGTGTAACGGTTGTaattaaaatgtgtaatgTTACCTTTGACGTCATCCTCTTCGATCGTCGTGCTGCTATCGGTTGACTCCTTGACGTTGGAACCGTCGCTCTTCTTGTTGATGATGCTCCGGCCtggagacaaaaaaaaaataacacaatcATCAGTTATGTTGAAAAGCCGATTCGCGTATTGATGGATGGTTTAAGCTACAGAGTCAAAAGTGTAAATATTTACTGGAAAAGTTCCGCGTAGCCAACATTGTCGTCAAAATGGCGCCCTGTTGACGAGatcatttgaaaattagaaatgatcATTAGATGGAAATGACGgacgaattttatttatttttttgtttttgtttttacttttaactTGCGGCGGGCGTTGAATTTCTTGAGGCAGTCGACTGTCTCCTGTCTGTGGACCACACTGGCAACACGTTCTCGTTGCTAAATGACGgggttaaaattaaattgcatTCAATTAAGAgaagaatcaataaaaaaaaagacaggtCGAGATGTATTACGCAGATCCATGGGTGTTTAAGGGCTTCGGCGGCCGTGATGCGCTTGGCAGGATTGACAGTCAACATCTGATTGATGAGATTTTTGGCTTCTGGTGTCACCGTGTCCCATTCCGGTGACGGATACTATGACGACAACaagagacaaagaaaaagaagcttgCGTCATTTCAAAATTGGCGGACGTGAGTCGCATTTTCAGTCGAATTTTTACATCGTAAGCTCCAGCTTTGATCTGTGCGTACAATCGATGCTGGTCCTCATCCCAGAACGGCGGGTATCCAACCAATAAAATGTACAGAATCACACCTATAATTTGGCGgagggggaaacaaaaaacgggaTTAGAATTCTTTGGATATTTTCCAAACTGATTTATTAATCGAGTTAGCCACTGAAGATTAACTCAGCAACATACCGCAAGCCCAGATATCCACAGGTTTCCCGTAAGGCTCCTTCTTGAGCACCTCTGGGGACAGGTATCCGGGCGTTCCAGCGAAGCCTGTCATCGTTTTCCAAAGACCCCAAAAATAGATTTCAGATTAGCTGCACACAAAGTTCATCTTCATTATATGTATATCGCGCCGTGACGTCATCCCATAAACGTCAGTCGACTTTTAATAATCCCCCAAAGAAGAGCAATTTTCGGCCAGCTCCTTTTCGGCCgttattgattttgattttttcaacagtTCCAACTACAACTCCATAAGCGTCGTATATAGCCGTATCGTTtacttcttttatattattcatGGCAAGTTGCATTGGCTTCTCTCCTACACTTATTAGGGGGCGAACCGTTTCGATTTTCCCCTTCTCTCAACCAGTGTAAGTAATTCAAAGACAATGCTGAATAACAGAAAGTTCCGCCCCGATGGGATTGAGGGCACTAAATTCACTATTCCTGGCTGTTGTTGCCATGGGCCGCACCGAGTGATTGTTACACACAGCGCAAATATATCAAAGAAATAAgactaaaaagaaatagactTTAAATGAAGAAGACCGGATGAGAAACTTACCGAACCAGGCTTGCTGTTCGCCCTGAACTTCAATGGCCAGACCAAAGTCGGCCAACTTGACTGCGGCTCCTTTGGCTTTGCTGGCCAGGAGCAGATTTTCCGGCTGGAAGGAGACGAGAGCGATCGTGACAGGTCATCCAATgaaaataagggaaaaaaaaacgattatagtattttgtcatttttaagaaataaatattcgAGTGAAATCGACAAGCGGAAATCTCCCAAGGACAAatgcaaataaatcaaagccGGAAAACACGGGAAATAACCGGGAGATTTGAAAACTGATTTATAATATTATTAAGAATGGGGGGGAAAACGATGAAAGATTTCGGATATCCATTACTGAGCTTTTCAGAGAGCAGTTGCTGCTGGTTGCTTCCATTATTAAAAACCTTGAAATAGATCCGGATAGGGGctactactctctctctctctagaaaCTTTGTGTTCTATATAAACCAGTGGTGGAGAGACACCTGGTTCAGCAGACATATGTGATTCATTGATCGTATCTTTCCTGCATGCAGGCCATAATTCAAGTGCAATACGgtgcaaaagaagaaaaaaaaatggagccaaaaaacttaaattatGTCCCTAGAGGGAAGATagagtactactactacgctTTTATGCTTTATTGGATAATAGAGATCTggccgtctttttttttctggttcgGCGGtggtggctggctggctgcacCGTTGCGGCAGCTCTTTCCAACGCGCCCGCGCGTTTCCATCCGGCAAGACAGCCAAGATTGATTGAATCTCTATAtgcgagcgagagagagagagagagagagcgagtgATGCAAGTAAATAGTATGCGCGCGTTTGGGAGACGGAGGCAGGAAGAGTTTCACTATGGCCGCCAAGAGGGGAATGAGAAAGGCCGTCCAGCCAtagagatggagagagagagaagagagccTACGCCAGCTCAATACGGCTGATTGGATTGAGCTAGAAGCACTTtgatgcagcagcagaagcagcagaagcagcagcagcataaaGAGAACCAAAGTCAAAGatatcaatgaaaaagtaaacttgagaaaaaagggaggatGGCTCTCTAGCTCAGACGTCGGCTGTGTATCGCACAAACTACCCCTCCGTATGTCTAGAGCAGCAGGATCGAGTTGCATGTAGATGTGAGATATCGATCTGATTTGTCCACATTTCCCTCTCCCCAGAGTGTCTACCATCCACTATGtaacaaaagggggaaaattgCTGGaattagcagcagcagcagcagcagcagcagcagcagcagcagcagcagcagcagcagccaagagAGATTTCCAGTCGGCGGGGCTTGTCGGGTATATGATAATCATTGTGTGATTCAAATACTACATAGTGTGATTCTATAGATAGACTAGATCCCCATCCCTTTCGCAATGATAATGAATCAATTGAAACAgacggaggggggggggctcaTTTCACCTTGAGATCCCTGTGAACGACGCCGTTTTGGTGACAATGGTTGACGCTCTCCAAAATCTGTTGGATGCAGTGCGACGCATCGGCTTCGCTGTAGAATTCGCGGGCAACGATGTCCTCGAAGAGTTCGCCGCCCGTCACACTGGAGAAAAGAGGGCGCAAAGGAATAATCATTAGGACAGCCATTGACTTGCACTTTTGACGGTCTACTTACAGGTCGAATACGAGGTAATGAAAGCTCTCCTCCTGTATACTGTCGTGGAGTCGAACTGCCAGCGCcagaaatcaataaagaaaccaaagaaaaaaccaagaaaCAAGAGACATTTAATTGATGGCGACAAACAAGAGAAATCAATACTAGCTATAcaaaattgaaggaaaaataaaatacaaaaaaaaaacaccaaggCCTCCCAAACTAAACACAATCTatgcaaaaaaaggaaaacaaaaatgaattatttttatcaaatttctctcgacgtaaaataaaaatgtttattagaCGACACACGAAAATTTGTCTCGCATCGCCAACATCAATCCGGGAAACCAACGACCGACTTTGTCACGGCAGCAACAGGTCCCCCAACCTCCCACCGGGGAAGAGGGAGGGGGGTCTACTACAtaacgactgctgctgctgttataaTAATGACAAAAGACTTTTTTAGCTGCATCAATTCAGAGTCTATATAGCTTATAAGACAGGGCCCAGCAGGGCTGAAATGGCTCAGTCCCGGGATGGCATTACTTCCCCTCCCCTTCCCTTAAAAAAACCCTACTCATTCCACTTGTCCTGTAAAACAATTTCGATGGCATCCGATAACTGTTACATTAATCAGGTGCCTCCCCgaaagaaaggggggaaaaacggGAGAAATCGCAGACGATGGGAACTAGGAGAGTAGTAGTCAACCAGCCGTTCGTGCTTCTATTGCTGATGCGCTCTCCGGCTCTCCCGTCTGTCTGTTTCCCCTCGGTGCGCTGTTGCCCGACCCGCTATGACTATTGATTTATCGATTGCCAcacagcaagagagagagagagagagaaggactCAACTGAAGAACCACCAGACAGTGGGAGAGGGAGAGATGGATCGAAAAGAGGGTGGCAAGTCGGAAATGAGAGGGTGGATGGGAGATAGGATAGAAGAAAAGACATGCCACCAGGCCAAGTTTCCAGTCGTTGGTGTCGACACCAACCGTCTCCGCTGCTCTAAATGTACCTCGATTTCTCTTCCGACGAAATTTTCGtacccatttcttttttctgacgttCCGTTTAATCAAAAACCTTCCTGTGTGGCTCGTTTAACTTCCGTGTGACTGTGGGTTAGGATTTAGGATCGAGTGAGTGGGGATGGAGGGATGGGGGTTTACTTGGTCGCCGCCATCGGAACCACACAGCCAAGTCCATCAACATTACAACAGACCGACAGATGGCTCTCGCACCCATCGGTCTCGCCCAAAGAAAACATCCAAAAAGAAGTAGTGATTTATTTtgtaacattgaaaatttccgtctagaaatcttttttttttttttttttttactatcaaGACAAGCTTAAACACATTCGGGTTGATAAAGAGGCAATACATACGCAAAGCTTGATCACCCTTCCCTCGCCAATGACCACCATAAGGTTCATGTGTAGCTATCCGCCGATAACAAAACAAAgggggttggaaaaaaaagagcacaGGTGAAGAACTTACACACATTCCGTGACAGTATTATTTAAGGGAGTTAATTGTAGACTACAATGATTAAAAAATGCATCATGGTTATGTGCTGTGATGCCAATTGGGCGACAGAGAATCCACCTTACCGATATTGGGGTGCTGAAGTTTGCGGCAGATGCGGGCCTCTCGTTCCAGTTTCTGGAAATCTGTTAAgacaatcaaaatgaaatcattaattCACGCGGCTGAGCGATGCACTTTGAACggctgcacacacacagacaattATCATTTCCACGAATTCTCTTCAagtaaaagcttttttttaaacaaaaaagaaaaaggaccgAGAGGGTGTGGCTGGGATGTACTTGGGGGCCGCCGGCACCTGTTGCAAAGGATAAGAGGGTCCATGTATTTATACCAACAGAGACACACTCGGTTTTGATGAGCagcattttttccaaaattcatGAGCCAGGCGTTGTCTCTGTTTGTTCCAATGGATTTCATGACCGCCCATACTAATCAGCATCAATTGGTGCCGGACTGTGGTGCAACTCATTTCATCAATAATCTGCTTGTCGGCTACATATGAAGCATGGACGTCAATAACATAACGGCGGCGGGGGGAGAGGGGGATAATTGGTGATGGGTGGAGGGCGGAAACGACCGTCGGTTTACCGTTTATCGGAAGAGTAAAAACGCCATCTGGAGCGATTCGGTTGTATAAGAGTCGAAGCTCGCAAAGCGGCACGCACCACTACgaggaattgaaaaagagatcAACCAAaagtctctcttctctctctcgtttttctGACTTTTGAATTGGTGAAACTTTGCGTGCGTGCGTGCGCGCGTGCGCGCACGCtactgcttcttcttctccttccccCCTGTGGAAACAAAATCCgtccaggaaaaaagaaaaaagaaaaagaaagaaagatgcctttctttatttctctctctctccttcttcgaATGGGTGGAATAGGTGGATCAATAAATTCACATGGCGTGGAAACGGGCCGAGCTTTGTCCGTCCCATAATCGCATCACATTCGAAGACGAAGTGGATGAacaagaatatatatatcgaAAACGCATCAAAgatcttttgtttcgttttcttcttctcttcttttttacgactttgattgtttttggagctttttttttcgtatgtACTACGTACACCAAGTCGTGTAGTTTGACGACAAGGTTTCGAACCCGTCCTACTTTTTGTCATCACTGTCCATTTCCGACATTGGTCGCAGTAGAAGACAAGGACAAACTCTTTTCTCCCGTGTCCAACCGCCGGCCCAAGGAAGGAAAACGACGGCGGCCGTACATAATAACGACAATGATTGCCGATCGCTCCATGATTTCCAACATACCCAAATCAAGGAGGAGGGAAACTCGATCTGCAACTGTTTGACTCCTGTGCCTATTATTTGCCGACGACGATATGATTACACGGCAACtggtatttttctctctttttctctctttttctttttttttagcttttctatgattaaataaaaagaactcgACACGACCAGTTAAGACGACGTGAGGGTCTTGTTGCACTCAAAGTCGACCGATATTACGTACATTCCTGGCCTCCTCCCCCCCTCCACTCGTGGCGCTGGACGAAAGTGATATTGAAAGATAACACAACACCACCAGCAgcgtcttcgtcgtcgttcCAGAACAATGGCGACCTGTACAATTTCCTTGTCCAGAGTCGCAGCAATGGCAGTCGCAGCAATCCCTGCAGCCACTTCTGGGTTTTACGAGCCTTGGCTGTGCCACCATTAGACGGTATAGTCTGGGGCGTTCctcgtctctttctcttgccccttttttttgcctGGGATTCGCGCCAATCCTGGCGGCCGTCTTTAGGCATCGATCACTGGGGCGACGTGTGCAGCACGTTGCCTAACCGCCTCCTGCGATGCGGGAGCGGACGCAGTCACGCTTTCGACGTTAGACGCCATGCAACGCGACGATAGGACCCAGCCACCGTGCTCACCACCACCGACAGGCCCATTTCCCTTCAAATGatcaaagtgaaaaaaaaggactttgGCTGAAACCTCTCCAACATGAGAAGGGTGGGGTAGAGGAAGATATCAGCCAAACACTTGACGACGACattgtgtgtaaaaaataaaaaacggttcacacacacacacacaaagacaCAATGACGCAATCATCCCCGCAACCGGGAGTGAATAACAAGTGATTCCGGAGTTGACCCAGttgctttgctgctgctgttaagCGCTCCAATTATTTATGCAGAGACGTGGAAATTtactagttaaaaaaaaaggagggtgtgtgtgtgtgcccagACGCGCCTATTGGCTCCGGCCAATTCGTGATTAAGGTGGAATGCGCTCTTATTATTCCTTCGGGGTCATTCCGAAGACGTTCAGTTCATTAACAACTCCGATAATGAGAAAGAGAAGGCGCAATAAGACCATTAAAAGCGATAGGAATTGAATCTACAAAGGCCTGATAATGATGTAGCAGCTGCTGCACTTTCAccgtcactttttctttttctttcttcttctgctgcttcTTCCAGCTACACTTTTTCTTccgtgtaataataataagagttGGCTTTCATCacggctttttttctcttccggaGGGTATTGATTTCAGTCCAACGTCGCTCGCACTTTTTCCTCGACCTGCTACTATACCTTCATATCTGATCCGATTacagtcttcttcttcttcttcttcttcgttttttcttcttttcttttttttttttcgcatggTCTTTTCATAGAATCCAAGTCCGACTGATTCAATCACCTAGGTGAtgatcgagtttttttttccccagtaTATAGCGTCTTCTATATACTTTCTATATAATCTCTCCCGTCTGTATCCaacgtcttttttctctcgcaGCAGATGAGAGCGACAGTGTCAGTCACTTGATTGGGTTTCCATGGAAAGGAagcgcgagagagagagagagaaagagaaaaggaaaaaaaggctgTACGATTTCTACTTCATTAGGtcgcatgtgtgtgtgtgtctggccAGCAGAAATGATGCGCTCCAGTCTAGTAGAGTATCTATGGTTTTAGTTTCTTTGGgtgtgaaaaaggaaatatctTTCCGCGTGCagccagagaagaagaagctattgGCTGACCcaaatttttggttgttttgttttcgatcaTGCGACGAATTGGCCGCTGGCCAGCCTTTACTCAACCCCCGCCACTGCACTGATATAAAAGGGGCtccagaaagagagaggggacCAGACAATCCGTGCACGGGCCAAAATGATAGGCACGAGGAGGGCGAAACGGTTCGCCCCGCGAGTtctaaaaacgaaaacaaccGACAgttgccaaaaaaataaaaaagaagaggaaaggcCAAGGAAAGGATCAGAgaaggaaaggaaaaggaaaaggaaggaagaataaatagaaaaatgacaAGTCAACAGAAAATTGAAACTCACCTCGAGCCGACAACTTTTTGGTGTTGATGATCTTGGCCGCAAACTCCAACCCAGTGGATTTTTGGACGCATCGCCGCACAATCGAAAAGGCTCCCCtattcaaaaagtaaaaagaaatcgaatcaaatATACAAAAACGCACAGAAGACAACTTGTAGCAATGAGAATCGAACGGACGGATATCATTGGCTTAAAGGCAACGTCCTTATGGTGTCACGTGACACGGCGCACCGCGGCGCACCGGTCCTTAGAGGGAAAGAAACgaggaaacacaaaaattatctttctttctttttctttttttgatgtCCGCCCAAAACGAGTCCAGccgtcaaaagaaaatcggCCAGAAACGAGAGGCATCGTTATTCGGTCGTTACACAGagcctcttttttattaactaTTTCGATATGGCCGATTCCACCGTCCAGCCTCTTTtagatcgatttttttttctacaaatattattttttttttattccagttGGTCATcaaacgcttttttttttttttttgtttcccaacAACTGAGCGCGGAGGCCTTTTCTAACCATCGTAACCGCTACCAAACGTCGACTACCAACCATGAACGCCGGGTACCGATCAATAGAGCTACACGACCAgggactcttttttctttcgttctttctctctcccgtctCTCGCCCAGTACCGCatgccatttttcttcctccccctttttttcttcccttcttctttaccCTGTTCTCAAATAGTAGACTATTAGCAGGTACATAACGTCTCCCACCAGATGCCagagtttaaacaaattggtGCCTTCTCTGCCCCGAAATTTCCATGGCAAATGACGGGCCATTCTTCACGGGATCGATCggtaacaacaaaaaaaaaggagatgaatttcgaattcaaatgaagaaaggAGCATATCTCATAACTGTGCGTGAAATATCTGAAATCAATTTGATCCTTCCTGTCAGGGTGGGTGGGGTGGAAGCCAACAACGACACCTCGCCACTGGCCGTGTGAAACACGGGGCGGGAGGGTTCGCCCTCCCCCTAGTTCCCACTAACCCATGCCGATTTATTTATAGAATggccatacacacacacaagttctgTGTAcagtgaaaaacaaacgatGAAATGGAACTGTTGATCGATCAGAAGGGAAAAGAGCGAACGCTGTCGCCAAACAAAAGGGTGTGGAATATCGGAAACTACTCTGGCCAGCTgagaggagcagcagcagcagcaggagcagctccTACTCCCACTATATGGATCCTGTGCAAAAGATGGATTCGGGGGACGGATGGATGCGATAGGTTCAAAGAATGTGCGGGCCCATTCGCGGGTTGGTGGATTTGACAAAGGAGTCGCCAGGGACCAACAGAAACCTCGAAGCATAATCATCTCAACGTGATGCCGTGATGTGGTACACTCGACACGCTACCTCGTGCCGCGCCCACCTCCAGCAACATCACGGAGCCCCAGCCCCAGCCCCAGCCCCCCAGCCCCCAAAACCACCACTACCGGGTATTTGCCGGGTGGATCTTAGTCACGTCCGTGCCAATCCAACAAAATCTCGAGTCTTTATcgcttctctctctactcCTCGAATCTGCTCAggttcttctctcttttttagccACCGGGAAATTCGACACGCCGGAATATTCACGACCGCTCGTGTCGTGTTGTCCGTGAGTGATTCCAAGACACGGGGGCTTTTCTTATTGTTGTTTaacaattacaaattttgGTGAATCGTCCAATCCCCAGGTCATTcgatcatcatcttcatcttttggGCTTGGCTGGAtagctctgctctgctctg
This region of Daphnia pulex isolate KAP4 chromosome 9, ASM2113471v1 genomic DNA includes:
- the LOC124202920 gene encoding calcium/calmodulin-dependent protein kinase type II alpha chain isoform X9, with protein sequence MALNATTRFSDNYELKEELGKGAFSIVRRCVQKSTGLEFAAKIINTKKLSARDFQKLEREARICRKLQHPNIVRLHDSIQEESFHYLVFDLVTGGELFEDIVAREFYSEADASHCIQQILESVNHCHQNGVVHRDLKPENLLLASKAKGAAVKLADFGLAIEVQGEQQAWFGFAGTPGYLSPEVLKKEPYGKPVDIWACGVILYILLVGYPPFWDEDQHRLYAQIKAGAYDYPSPEWDTVTPEAKNLINQMLTVNPAKRITAAEALKHPWICQRERVASVVHRQETVDCLKKFNARRKLKGAILTTMLATRNFSSRSIINKKSDGSNVKESTDSSTTIEEDDVKDQATKVEKSQVAPAVPAAPMAAVQHHRVGTQPADPMRPDVRLTATAKTCSQLPSNWNGSARKQEILKLTEQLLEAISAGDYETYAKICDPHVTSFEPEALGNLVEGLEFHKFFFDNLLGKNCKSINTLILNPHIHLMGEDAACIAYVRLTQFVDKQGQAHTQQNEETRVWYRRDGKWLNVHFHRSGASTPCTLPYHQNK
- the LOC124202920 gene encoding calcium/calmodulin-dependent protein kinase type II alpha chain isoform X11; this encodes MALNATTRFSDNYELKEELGKGAFSIVRRCVQKSTGLEFAAKIINTKKLSARDFQKLEREARICRKLQHPNIVRLHDSIQEESFHYLVFDLVTGGELFEDIVAREFYSEADASHCIQQILESVNHCHQNGVVHRDLKPENLLLASKAKGAAVKLADFGLAIEVQGEQQAWFGFAGTPGYLSPEVLKKEPYGKPVDIWACGVILYILLVGYPPFWDEDQHRLYAQIKAGAYDYPSPEWDTVTPEAKNLINQMLTVNPAKRITAAEALKHPWICQRERVASVVHRQETVDCLKKFNARRKLKGAILTTMLATRNFSSRSIINKKSDGSNVKESTDSSTTIEEDDVKEKSKGVVDRSSTVIAKEPEDQATKVEKSQVAPAVPAAPMAAVQHHRVGTQPADPMRPARKQEILKLTEQLLEAISAGDYETYAKICDPHVTSFEPEALGNLVEGLEFHKFFFDNLLGKNCKSINTLILNPHIHLMGEDAACIAYVRLTQFVDKQGQAHTQQNEETRVWYRRDGKWLNVHFHRSGASTPCTLPYHQNK
- the LOC124202920 gene encoding calcium/calmodulin-dependent protein kinase type II alpha chain isoform X15; the encoded protein is MALNATTRFSDNYELKEELGKGAFSIVRRCVQKSTGLEFAAKIINTKKLSARDFQKLEREARICRKLQHPNIATHEPYGGHWRGKGDQALLRLHDSIQEESFHYLVFDLVTGGELFEDIVAREFYSEADASHCIQQILESVNHCHQNGVVHRDLKPENLLLASKAKGAAVKLADFGLAIEVQGEQQAWFGFAGTPGYLSPEVLKKEPYGKPVDIWACGVILYILLVGYPPFWDEDQHRLYAQIKAGAYDYPSPEWDTVTPEAKNLINQMLTVNPAKRITAAEALKHPWICQRERVASVVHRQETVDCLKKFNARRKLKGAILTTMLATRNFSSRSIINKKSDGSNVKESTDSSTTIEEDDVKEKSKGVVDRSSTVIAKEPEARKQEILKLTEQLLEAISAGDYETYAKICDPHVTSFEPEALGNLVEGLEFHKFFFDNLLGKNCKSINTLILNPHIHLMGEDAACIAYVRLTQFVDKQGQAHTQQNEETRVWYRRDGKWLNVHFHRSGASTPCTLPYHQNK
- the LOC124202920 gene encoding calcium/calmodulin-dependent protein kinase type II alpha chain isoform X13, producing MALNATTRFSDNYELKEELGKGAFSIVRRCVQKSTGLEFAAKIINTKKLSARDFQKLEREARICRKLQHPNIVRLHDSIQEESFHYLVFDLVTGGELFEDIVAREFYSEADASHCIQQILESVNHCHQNGVVHRDLKPENLLLASKAKGAAVKLADFGLAIEVQGEQQAWFGFAGTPGYLSPEVLKKEPYGKPVDIWACGVILYILLVGYPPFWDEDQHRLYAQIKAGAYDYPSPEWDTVTPEAKNLINQMLTVNPAKRITAAEALKHPWICQRERVASVVHRQETVDCLKKFNARRKLKGAILTTMLATRNFSSRSIINKKSDGSNVKESTDSSTTIEEDDVKEKSKGVVDRSSTVIAKEPEDVRLTATAKTCSQLPSNWNGSARKQEILKLTEQLLEAISAGDYETYAKICDPHVTSFEPEALGNLVEGLEFHKFFFDNLLGKNCKSINTLILNPHIHLMGEDAACIAYVRLTQFVDKQGQAHTQQNEETRVWYRRDGKWLNVHFHRSGASTPCTLPYHQNK